The sequence below is a genomic window from Tenacibaculum tangerinum.
AGTATCCAATTACTTGAAACACTAAATACAGATATTAATTTAGGGTTTCCAACCCCCCTTAACGTTGGTGAAATAATTAATGAAATAGCCTGAAAAGTCTCACTAAAAATAAAATAAGGAATAATAATACCTATGAAAAGTAATACCTCCTTATTAATGGTAAAAACACTAAACACTAAATCTGAAAACAGGTAAACTATTAGCATTGTAAAAAATAAAATTGGTATATAATATTTTAACGATTTTTTAATGTAGGCGTCGGCTTTAGAATAATTTTCTTTTCCAATATTATAACTAGAGAAAATTTGAACGGTAACCCCAAGCGCACCTGCCAATACGGTGGTTAGAAAAATTAAAATATTTTTTGAATAAGTATAAGATGCTATTGCTATAGAACTAATATTGCCAATAAAGGCAATAATAAATATATCTTTAAGATTAAATGAAATCGGTTCTAAAGAAAGTGGTAACACTCGTTTTAAAATTACCAGTGATTCCTTTTTCGCTTCTTTTCTAATTTTAAAATAATCAAGTAATGGATTTTTTTCTTTTTTTAAATGATATATTAAAATTAATATAGCTGGGAACTGACTTATTATTGTAGCCATCGCTAATGTTTTAGGAGAAATTTTCACTTCTGGAACTAATCCTAATAAAATAATAAAGTTGAATACAATATTAGATATAAATAATACCGTAGAAGAATACGATATACTTTTACTGTTTTTTTTGCCATTAGTATCGATGAAAAATTTGAATAAAGAGAATCTATAATACAAATGGGTAACATATAAAACAAGTAACTTAAAAAAGCATCTGATGCTTCAGGTGTTAAACCAATCCAATTACTTATTTTTTCAGATAAAAAATACTGTAGTAAGGTAAAAATGATCGCCATTCCTATGGATAGCCATATCAAGACCCCTGATATAGTAATAAATTTACGGTTATTATTTTCACCTTCAGCAATGGACAAAAAGCTAACTCCAACCATTGCTATGACACTAATCATAGATAGTAAAGATATTAATAAAACAACAGCTGAACCTACTCCTGAAACTGCTTCATCCGAAGTAAGACTTAAAAAATATGTGTCTGTAAAAAATATACCACACATTAATAACCTTTGTAAGGCGATACTAAAAAAAATATTAAAAAACGATTTTCTTGAATTATTGCTTTCGCTCATAAGTAAGTTTTTATTGAATAAGAACTTTTTAATTCAAAGCAAAAAGTGGGATTGTTACCATTATATTCTGCTGTAACGAATCAATTCGAACTATAATTTTGTTGTGGTTATCTGCTTTAATAATTTTACAATCCAATCCGTTTAGAGGGCCATATGTAATTTTTTTTACTTCACCTATTTTTGGAAGCTCTACATTAGTTTCTATCTCTGAAATATTCTTATCTCCAATAAGTAGCTTTATTTGATTGATTTCTTTTTCAGTCACTCTAGCATATTCTTTTCCAAATTGGATATATGCATATGCTCCATTAACAGATAGTGCTTTATGGAATTCTAAAGAAGAATTAATATTCACAAAAACATAAGATGGAAATAGTGGTTTAAGGATTGTTTTTTTCTATCACTCCATTTCCTGATTATTTTAATTTCAGGCATAAATGATTCTATAGAAATATCTCTTAAGCGCTCATAAACCTTTTTCTCAGAATTAGGATTTACATATATAACATACCATCCGTTCTTAAAACTCATAACAACAAAAATTACTAATTAAACATAGCTTCGCTACCGTCAGTCACATGACGTTTATAATAAAAAAAGAAAAATTTAAATAGGAAAATTCAGCAATCTTTCAGCAATCTTTCAGCAATCTAAAATTCCGACTGCAAGAATAGTAAAAAAAATATTACGTTACAACTTTATTTAAAAAAAGTAGGGCAAAGTCACACTTTGTAAAACAAAGTGAACTTGGGCAAAAATCAGATTCAAATCACTTAAAATTTGAGGCTATTTTCAAGTTTTGGCTAACTTAAATCAACATTAAAAATAAGAATATTTAGATTTTTAGCTAAAAGCTCTCTAATTTAAAAGTATAATTTTGCCTTGAAAAAAAGAGCCTATAATATTTGGATAACAAAATTCCGCTGAAAGGGGTTAAGGGGAAATTCCCCTTACAAGTCAGCGTGTTGGTAACGGAAACTTCAGTTTTACTGTTTACGTCAACACGCTTACTTGTTTTAAATCTAAACCTTAAAAATGATAAAATTATTAGATTTAAAGACTTCAACTTCCTTTGAAAAATTTTGGATTATAATATAAATGTTAAGCTCTACGAGTTTTCTTTACATAGCCACATTTATAACATTGTTGTGTTCTAAAAAATTTAGTGTTTTGTACAGTATGGTCTCTAGAACACTTACAAGAATCACATCGCATAGAGCACGTGTATTTTAAACTATCAAATATCCCCATCTTAATTAAGAATTTATGTG
It includes:
- a CDS encoding MATE family efflux transporter gives rise to the protein MATIISQFPAILILIYHLKKEKNPLLDYFKIRKEAKKESLVILKRVLPLSLEPISFNLKDIFIIAFIGNISSIAIASYTYSKNILIFLTTVLAGALGVTVQIFSSYNIGKENYSKADAYIKKSLKYYIPILFFTMLIVYLFSDLVFSVFTINKEVLLFIGIIIPYFIFSETFQAISLIISPTLRGVGNPKLISVFSVSSNWILGVLGSFVFAFYFKMGLSGILLGIFLDEILRAGFNYVLWKKWLKSNTK
- a CDS encoding MATE family efflux transporter; translated protein: MSESNNSRKSFFNIFFSIALQRLLMCGIFFTDTYFLSLTSDEAVSGVGSAVVLLISLLSMISVIAMVGVSFLSIAEGENNNRKFITISGVLIWLSIGMAIIFTLLQYFLSEKISNWIGLTPEASDAFLSYLFYMLPICIIDSLYSNFSSILMAKKTVKVYRILLRYYLYLILYSTLLFY